The sequence GTCGGGGGTATCAGGGTGGGAGGGCTGCGGCATGGATTTAACTGTATATAAATACAGTTATTTGCACAAGGTGTTTTTCACGGCCAAGGCTTTCCAGGTTGAACCATGCAGAAACAAATAGCGACCCGGTACAGTGATGGAGCGCACTACTAGCTCCTTTTTTTAAAGTTGCAAGCCGCTGTCACATATCGCACTTCGGCGTGCGGGATCGCTTGGCAGAAGCGCCCGGCCGGCAGACAATGGGCCTATCGCACCAAGATGGTGCTTTTTTCACGATGCCTTGGCCCGGACAACCCCGTTGCCCGGGCTTTTGTCCGTGTGGACTTGGCCATACAGCGCCACGCGCACGGTTCAACCCCTTCCACCGCAAGGAGCCCCATCATGGAGCGCAAGCCCACCATCACTCTGTCGACCCTGGATCTGGAGCGCATCGAAGCCCTGCTGGAGAAGATGTCTGGCGATTTCCCCGGCCGCGACACGCTGGAAACCGAGCTGGACCGCGCCGATGTGCTGGAGCCCTCCGAGATGCCGGCCACCGTGGTGACCATGAACTCCACCGTGCGCTTCACCCTGCTGGAAAGCGGCAAGACCAACACGCTGACCCTGGTCTACCCCCGGGAAATGGATGGCAGCGCGGACAAGGTGTCGGTGTTTGCCCCCGTGGGCATTGCCCTGCTGGGCCTGAGCGTGGGCGATGAGTTTCAGATGCCCAGCCCCACCGGCCAGAAGG comes from Comamonas sp. GB3 AK4-5 and encodes:
- the rnk gene encoding nucleoside diphosphate kinase regulator — translated: MERKPTITLSTLDLERIEALLEKMSGDFPGRDTLETELDRADVLEPSEMPATVVTMNSTVRFTLLESGKTNTLTLVYPREMDGSADKVSVFAPVGIALLGLSVGDEFQMPSPTGQKVTVRVDGIDFQPESAGELHR